One Propionispora hippei DSM 15287 genomic window, TTGCCGCTAACCATCCAACCGCTGGTAGAAAATGCGATTCAGCATGGTATTATGAGACAAGGCGGCAAAGGCCGGGTCCGAATCACGGTGGAGAAGGAGAAGGACAATGCGGTCATAATGGTTGCTGATAGCGGCGCGGGAATTCCGGCTGACCAACTGGGCGGCCTATTGGCTGATGCCGAAGGGGTGAACAGCGGGATTGGCCTGCGAAATATCAACAGGCGTTTACTGTCCTTTTATGGGCAAAGGTTGACACTTATCAGCGAAGTGGGCAAGGGAACTACCGTAACCTTTCGGATTCCTGTTCCGGTGGAACCGGTAAATTAGCGCAGGGCGTAGTGCCGCATTCTAAAGAATCGGACCTACGCCCTGGTTTATTTTTAGCGATCATAATGGCTGGGGAACGGAGCTGTAGCGGAGGGAGGCTGATTTAAATAAAGCAAAGTCAGGGCAATGCCTAAGGTCGTGCGTCCCGTAAAGGAATTCAAAGGGAACCCCAGGATTTTTTCAATTGACTGCTTGCGAAACAAGACGGTTTTATAATGAATAAACAGTTTTTCCGCCACTAGCTGCAGGCTGTCGTTCAGCAGGATAGCCTCCAGCGTGGCAAACAGTTCGGTGCCGTTTTGCTGGTCATAGTGGAGCAGTTTGCCGAAGGTATCGTTAATCAGGGCATCGGTTTTTGCCTGCGGAATATAATGGGCTAATGTTACCTGCAACCCGCTGTCCAGAAAGTGATAAATTCCTGTTTGGGGGGCTGTTCGTATACCGATCAGGGTGGCATTGCGGGCTTCCCGGTATCTGTCGGCAAGGCTGTTAAGGTCTCCCCGCTGCCGGGCAATTCCAACAGCCCCGATTGCCTGGGGGAAGCGGGCGTCCAGCAGGTCTTTCAGGCGGGTGGCGGCAAGCCGTTCCGTCTCCTTGCTGTTGTCGGCAGGGACAGGTGAAAAATCCAGTACGCACAAGCCGTGAGGTGTTTCCCAGACCAGCAGGGAGGCAGCGGTTAATGTGTCAAGCATAGCGGGACGGCAGTTAGCCGCCGGTGTTTTGTCCCAGGTATTAGGCAGCAGAAAAAAAAGGGAAAAGGATTGGCTGGCATCAAGCTCTAGCTGCCGGGCCTGCCCGGCTATTTCCCTGTCGACGGTCAGCGCCCCGCCAAGCAGGCGGTTTAAAAATTCACCCTGCCGCTTGGACAGTGGCTCGTAAGCAGTCGGCGGGCACTTGCTGATAATTTTTTCGATGGTGGCATCGAGCCGCCGTTTAATGACCGGTTTAACAATATAGTCAACGGCGTTGACTTCGAAGGCCTCCAGGGCGAACTGGTTATGGGCGGTAACAAAGACAATGGCCAGGTCATTTTGGTTCCGGTACATTCTTCTGGCGGCGTCCAGCCCGTCAGCCGGTGGCATGTGTATATCCAGGAAGACCAGTTGGACTGGGTCCTGCCGGAG contains:
- a CDS encoding response regulator, giving the protein MIKTILIDDEPPALEALSHLLRQYPVLEIVGEYTDIEAACQRLRQDPVQLVFLDIHMPPADGLDAARRMYRNQNDLAIVFVTAHNQFALEAFEVNAVDYIVKPVIKRRLDATIEKIISKCPPTAYEPLSKRQGEFLNRLLGGALTVDREIAGQARQLELDASQSFSLFFLLPNTWDKTPAANCRPAMLDTLTAASLLVWETPHGLCVLDFSPVPADNSKETERLAATRLKDLLDARFPQAIGAVGIARQRGDLNSLADRYREARNATLIGIRTAPQTGIYHFLDSGLQVTLAHYIPQAKTDALINDTFGKLLHYDQQNGTELFATLEAILLNDSLQLVAEKLFIHYKTVLFRKQSIEKILGFPLNSFTGRTTLGIALTLLYLNQPPSATAPFPSHYDR